In Lycium barbarum isolate Lr01 chromosome 9, ASM1917538v2, whole genome shotgun sequence, the DNA window CACGAAATCAACATCCACATCTTAAATAGTAATGGCAACTTCGATATCATCACCCAAAGAGTGGAATATGAAAGTGTTCCACCTTTTTGTTTTCACTGTAAGGTGCAAGGGCACCAAGATAACATCTGTAGAATTGTGCACCCTGAGCTAAAAAATGCCCCCAAAAGGAATGAAGTTCAGCATATACCTAACAACAATCATCCTCAAGGTCCTAATGGAGGGGAAAAAAGAGAACAAGATAAACCTCAACAATCTCCCCCTCAAACCAAATATGTTCCTACATCTGTCCCAAACAATAATACCAACCACTTGGCAAACCTGAGAATATCAGAGAATAAGCGGGACGCTATAGAAGTTACTACTCAAGATGAAGAATGGAAAACTGTTAGTAAGAGAAAGGGAAAAGACggtaacatcaacaacaatgttAAGCCTTCAAAATAACAAGGGATTGAAAAATCCATAACTCCCAAAAGTTTCTTGAGGGGACAGAATAGCTTTTAGAGTTTGACTAGCAATGATGAAACGAATACGTCTGTAGCTCCTTCAGTCAATACATGGGTACATTTTACCATGGATACTACTCCAGTGGTTTGTCCAGCAGTTACTAATCCCAATGGTATCAAAATATATGGAAGAAGGATGAGGGCTGCAGCTAAGAAGAACCAGAACAAGATGGCTAGCATAAAGAAAGTTGTAGGCAAATACAAAAAGGATACAGAAGCTTGTTATCCTGACATTAATGATCACCAGACTGTGTTGAATAAGAAGTTAATCACTTTTCGAAATGAGGAAGATATCAATGTTAACTCTAGGCCCAGTAAGAAGAATTTCCCAGACAAGGTAGTTATACACATGGAGATGGCTGAAGTCATGGATTGTAATTCTAAGATATGATCAAGTGGATGACACAGCTTATAAAGATATGGAGATGGAATCTGCTGTTGTGAGAATAGGAGGTTCTCTATCTGATTGTGAAGACATGTTAGATCATGAAGAAGGGA includes these proteins:
- the LOC132612098 gene encoding uncharacterized protein LOC132612098 is translated as MRHVFLDFDNKEDHLEVSSRNFVTFEGDHVMKILTWSTKFKPEMKTTHTPVWITLLGLIWHYYEWDALCRILAPVGIPLTMDKATTTKTRPTTTKVRVEIDLMKSLVHEINIHILNSNGNFDIITQRVEYESVPPFCFHCKVQGHQDNICRIVHPELKNAPKRNEVQHIPNNNHPQGPNGGEKREQDKPQQSPPQTKYVPTSVPNNNTNHLANLRISENKRDAIEVTTQDEEWKTVSKRKGKDGNINNNVKPSK